One window of the Shewanella litorisediminis genome contains the following:
- the argB gene encoding acetylglutamate kinase — protein sequence MSVTNKVLVLKVGGALLQCEMGMARLMDTARQLLEKGEQVVLVHGGGCLVDEQLKANGMETVKLEGLRVTPAEQMPIIAGALAGTSNKLLQGAAAKAGVVSMGMSLCDANMVTAVIKDERLGMVGEVSPKDAKALEFILAQGWLPIISSIAMSDEGELLNVNADQAASVLAKLLGGKLVLLSDVSGVLDGKGKLIPSLNSQEIDELVKLGVIEKGMKVKVEAALEVAQWLGQPVQVASWRDSGQMAALIKGEAVGTQIQPQE from the coding sequence ATGTCAGTAACTAACAAAGTATTGGTTCTCAAAGTGGGCGGCGCCCTGCTGCAGTGCGAAATGGGCATGGCCAGACTGATGGACACGGCCAGACAGCTGCTGGAAAAAGGCGAGCAGGTTGTGCTGGTGCACGGCGGCGGTTGCCTGGTTGACGAGCAGCTTAAAGCCAATGGCATGGAGACCGTCAAGCTTGAAGGTCTGCGGGTCACTCCTGCCGAGCAGATGCCCATTATCGCCGGTGCGCTGGCGGGTACCTCCAACAAGTTGCTCCAGGGCGCTGCGGCCAAAGCCGGTGTGGTGAGCATGGGTATGAGCCTGTGTGATGCCAACATGGTGACTGCGGTCATTAAAGATGAGCGCCTGGGCATGGTCGGTGAAGTCAGTCCCAAAGATGCCAAGGCACTGGAATTTATTCTTGCCCAGGGCTGGCTGCCGATTATCAGCTCCATCGCCATGAGCGATGAAGGTGAGCTGCTCAACGTCAATGCCGATCAGGCGGCCTCAGTGCTGGCCAAGCTCCTTGGCGGCAAGTTGGTGCTCCTGTCCGACGTCTCGGGTGTGCTCGACGGTAAAGGTAAGTTAATTCCCAGTTTGAACAGCCAGGAGATAGACGAGCTGGTCAAGCTGGGTGTGATCGAAAAAGGCATGAAAGTCAAAGTAGAAGCTGCACTGGAAGTTGCCCAGTGGCTGGGACAACCGGTACAGGTTGCCTCGTGGCGTGACAGCGGCCAAATGGCTGCGTTAATCAAGGGTGAGGCCGTGGGCACACAGATACAACCTCAGGAGTAA
- a CDS encoding ornithine carbamoyltransferase: MKHLISIKELTQKQMLDLLTLAKEIKADPAKYSRALAGKSVVMLFEKPSLRTRVSFDIGINKLGGHCLYLDQQNGALGKRESVKDFASNLSCWADAIVARTFAHETVEGLAKYGRVPVINALSDLYHPCQGLADFLSLAEKFDDLSKVRLAYVGDGNNVSHSLMYGAALLGATMTVICPPGHFPDGFEVQQAQQIAAAHGGKLVLTSDINAIEGHDAVYTDTWISMGDNTALTDIKAKFAPYQVNKALMDKAGASYFMHCLPAHRGLEVTDEVMDGEGSLILDQAENRMHAQNAVLVTLLG; encoded by the coding sequence ATGAAGCATTTGATATCGATAAAAGAACTGACGCAAAAGCAGATGTTGGATCTGCTGACTCTGGCAAAGGAGATCAAGGCCGACCCGGCCAAATACTCCCGCGCACTGGCGGGCAAGAGTGTGGTAATGCTGTTTGAAAAGCCTTCTCTGCGCACCCGCGTCAGCTTCGATATCGGTATCAATAAGCTCGGCGGTCACTGCCTGTATCTGGATCAGCAAAATGGTGCATTGGGCAAGCGCGAGTCGGTAAAAGACTTTGCCTCCAACCTGTCTTGCTGGGCCGATGCCATAGTGGCCCGTACCTTCGCCCACGAAACCGTCGAAGGTCTTGCCAAATATGGTCGGGTGCCGGTGATCAATGCCCTGTCGGACCTTTACCACCCCTGTCAGGGATTGGCGGACTTTCTGAGCCTGGCCGAAAAGTTTGACGACCTGTCCAAGGTACGTTTGGCCTACGTGGGTGATGGCAATAACGTCAGCCACTCTCTGATGTACGGCGCCGCCTTGCTCGGCGCTACCATGACGGTGATCTGCCCACCAGGGCACTTCCCCGATGGCTTTGAGGTGCAGCAGGCGCAGCAAATTGCCGCGGCCCACGGTGGCAAACTGGTGTTAACCTCTGATATCAATGCTATAGAAGGCCACGATGCCGTCTACACTGATACCTGGATCTCCATGGGCGACAACACGGCGCTGACCGATATCAAGGCGAAATTTGCGCCTTATCAGGTTAACAAGGCGCTGATGGACAAGGCCGGAGCCAGCTACTTTATGCATTGTCTGCCTGCGCACCGCGGCCTGGAAGTGACCGATGAGGTGATGGACGGTGAAGGTTCCCTCATCCTGGATCAGGCCGAGAACCGCATGCACGCACAAAACGCAGTGTTGGTCACACTGCTCGGATAA
- a CDS encoding argininosuccinate synthase: MAIENSKTGVKKVVLAYSGGLDTSAIIPWLKENYDNCEIVAFCADVGQGEEELVGLTEKALASGASECHIVDLKEEFVKDYIYPTIATGAIYEGTYLLGTSMARPIIAKAQVEVARKVGADALCHGCTGKGNDQVRFEGCFAALAPDLKVIAPWREWDMESREDLLAYLAERNIKTSASATKIYSRDANAWHISHEGGELEDPWNEPSKHVWTMTVDPLDAPDEPEYVTLKVENARVTEVNGEALSPYQALMKLNAIAAPHGVGRIDITENRLVGMKSRGCYETPGGTVMFAALRAVEELVLDKSSREWREQVAARMAHLVYDGRWFTPLCDSLLAASESLATMVNGEVVVKLYKGQAVPVKKRSPNSLYSEAFATFGQDSVYDQKHAEGFIRLYSLASRIRAYNTK, encoded by the coding sequence ATGGCAATCGAAAACAGCAAAACCGGCGTCAAGAAAGTAGTACTGGCCTATTCAGGCGGTCTGGACACCTCGGCCATCATTCCGTGGCTGAAGGAAAACTATGATAACTGCGAAATCGTCGCCTTCTGCGCCGACGTGGGCCAGGGTGAAGAAGAGCTGGTGGGCCTGACCGAAAAGGCCCTTGCCTCAGGCGCGAGTGAGTGTCACATCGTTGACCTGAAAGAAGAATTTGTTAAAGACTACATCTACCCCACCATAGCGACTGGTGCCATTTACGAAGGCACTTACCTGCTGGGTACCTCCATGGCCCGTCCTATAATCGCCAAGGCGCAGGTGGAAGTGGCCCGCAAAGTGGGCGCCGATGCCCTGTGCCACGGTTGTACCGGCAAGGGTAATGACCAGGTGCGATTCGAAGGCTGTTTCGCCGCGCTGGCTCCCGACCTGAAAGTGATTGCTCCATGGCGTGAGTGGGACATGGAAAGCCGTGAAGATCTGCTGGCTTATCTTGCCGAGCGCAACATCAAGACCTCGGCTTCTGCCACCAAGATTTACAGCCGTGATGCCAACGCCTGGCACATCTCCCACGAAGGTGGCGAGCTGGAAGACCCGTGGAACGAGCCTTCCAAGCATGTATGGACCATGACAGTGGATCCGCTGGATGCGCCCGACGAGCCCGAGTACGTGACCCTCAAGGTTGAAAATGCCCGTGTGACCGAGGTGAATGGCGAGGCCCTGAGCCCGTACCAGGCGCTGATGAAGCTCAATGCCATTGCCGCGCCCCATGGTGTTGGCCGTATCGACATTACCGAAAACCGGCTGGTGGGTATGAAGTCCCGCGGCTGCTACGAAACCCCCGGCGGTACCGTGATGTTTGCCGCCCTGCGTGCGGTGGAAGAGCTGGTGCTGGACAAGAGCAGCCGCGAATGGCGTGAACAGGTTGCTGCCCGTATGGCACACCTGGTGTACGACGGCCGCTGGTTCACTCCACTGTGTGACTCTCTGCTGGCCGCTTCCGAGTCGCTGGCGACCATGGTCAACGGTGAGGTGGTGGTTAAGCTCTACAAGGGGCAGGCAGTGCCGGTGAAGAAGCGTTCACCCAACAGCCTCTACTCAGAAGCCTTTGCCACCTTCGGTCAGGACAGCGTGTACGATCAGAAACACGCCGAAGGCTTTATCCGCCTCTACTCGCTGGCAAGCCGTATCCGCGCTTACAACACCAAGTAA
- the argH gene encoding argininosuccinate lyase produces MALWGGRFQGQASALFQLFNDSLPVDYRLFVQDVEGSIAWADAIASVGILNADECSRLKAALSELLEEVGEDESAIIGSGAEDIHSFVETKLIEKVGDLGKKLHTGRSRNDQVATDLKLWCKASGGLLETKLTAVVQALLALASRELDAVMPGYTHLQRAQPVTFGHWCLAYVEMLERDLSRLADALKRLNTCPLGSGALAGTAYAIDRHALAAALGFGGPTLNSLDSVSDRDHVVELCAAASLSMMHLSRLAEDLIFFNTGEAAFVELADNVTSGSSLMPQKKNPDALELIRGKTGRVYGNLMGILTTMKALPLAYNKDMQEDKEGLFDTLDSWGICLDMASLVLEGVKVNRDNAKQAAQAGYANATELADYLVAKGMPFREAHHVVGEVVLHAISKGQALEALPLAELQSFAAVIGDDVYPHLSLDECLAKRDVLGGTAIKQVTAALAAKQQQY; encoded by the coding sequence ATGGCCTTGTGGGGCGGCAGATTTCAGGGGCAAGCCAGTGCCCTGTTCCAACTCTTTAACGATTCACTGCCGGTAGACTACCGACTGTTCGTCCAGGACGTGGAAGGCTCCATCGCCTGGGCCGATGCCATTGCCAGTGTGGGCATTTTGAATGCCGACGAATGCAGCCGCCTAAAGGCTGCCCTTTCCGAGCTGCTTGAAGAAGTGGGCGAGGATGAGTCGGCCATCATCGGCAGCGGCGCCGAAGACATTCACAGCTTTGTGGAAACCAAACTGATTGAAAAGGTCGGCGACCTCGGTAAAAAACTGCATACCGGCCGTTCCCGTAACGACCAGGTGGCCACCGACCTCAAGCTGTGGTGCAAGGCATCTGGCGGCCTGCTGGAAACCAAGCTTACCGCCGTGGTTCAGGCCCTGCTGGCGCTGGCAAGCCGTGAGCTGGATGCCGTGATGCCCGGCTACACCCACCTGCAGCGGGCACAGCCAGTGACCTTTGGTCACTGGTGTCTGGCCTATGTGGAAATGTTGGAGCGGGACTTGTCCCGTCTTGCCGATGCTTTGAAGCGCCTTAACACTTGCCCACTGGGCTCGGGCGCGCTGGCGGGCACTGCCTATGCTATCGACCGCCATGCACTGGCCGCCGCGCTGGGCTTTGGTGGACCAACCCTTAACAGTCTGGATTCGGTCTCCGACCGTGACCATGTGGTGGAGCTCTGCGCCGCGGCGTCACTGTCCATGATGCACCTGTCGCGGCTGGCGGAAGACCTGATTTTCTTCAACACGGGTGAAGCGGCTTTTGTGGAGCTGGCCGATAACGTCACCTCGGGTTCATCCCTGATGCCACAGAAGAAAAACCCCGATGCGCTGGAGCTTATCCGTGGTAAAACCGGCCGCGTCTACGGCAATCTGATGGGCATTCTCACCACCATGAAGGCGCTGCCTCTGGCCTACAACAAGGACATGCAGGAAGACAAAGAAGGCCTGTTCGATACCTTGGACAGCTGGGGCATTTGTCTCGATATGGCGTCGCTGGTGCTGGAAGGGGTGAAGGTAAACCGTGACAACGCCAAACAGGCGGCCCAGGCGGGTTATGCCAACGCCACTGAGCTTGCCGACTATCTGGTAGCCAAGGGCATGCCGTTCCGTGAGGCGCACCATGTGGTGGGCGAAGTGGTGCTGCATGCCATCAGTAAGGGACAGGCGCTGGAAGCCTTGCCTCTGGCCGAGCTGCAATCCTTTGCTGCCGTGATTGGCGATGATGTGTATCCGCACCTCAGCCTGGATGAATGCCTGGCAAAGCGCGATGTGCTGGGTGGCACCGCCATCAAGCAGGTCACTGCGGCGCTGGCGGCCAAACAGCAGCAGTATTGA
- a CDS encoding AMP-binding protein: MQATIKTPVEMLEHWVQTQGDKVYLRQPVNGQYRDFSWRDVKRQMEQIAGSLRHLGLVPGDKVAVLSKNCAEWFITDLALMHGGYISVPIYPTANADTIRYVLEHSGSKAIFIGKLDHWAEQEAGVGGSILRMSFPYDTMPTQYGWEQLLTMGQPLTDAPLPAMEDTMTLIYTSGSTGSPKGAIQTFGSYCWTCNAVVRDLKTDGEDRLLSYLPLAHITERVAIEGSSFYSGSAVAFVESLDTFVADVQRMRPTVFFSVPRLWTLFQKNIIDKVGFDKLNFLLKLPLISYLVKRKIHKGLGLDKCRLLGSGSAPIPPSLIQWYHSIGLNICEAWGMTENCAYSIINYPFDASKIGTVGKPVEGCLVRRSESGELMVKSPGLMSGYYQQPEATAAAFDEDGFFYTGDLCAIDEDGCVSITGRVKDNFKTAKGKYVAPVPIERKLAQDPHVELICVIGSGLPHPIALVQLSDGATLQAREEVRVSIKATLDAVNPNLESHETVDAVVVVTEPWTIENDVLTPTLKIKRHVLESRFSAKVDGVRGAKVIWEDEI; the protein is encoded by the coding sequence ATGCAAGCCACTATCAAGACTCCTGTAGAGATGCTCGAACACTGGGTGCAGACCCAGGGTGACAAGGTTTACTTGCGCCAGCCGGTGAACGGCCAATACCGTGATTTCAGCTGGCGGGATGTGAAACGCCAGATGGAGCAAATTGCCGGCTCGCTCAGGCATCTTGGTCTGGTGCCCGGAGACAAGGTCGCCGTACTGTCCAAGAACTGCGCCGAGTGGTTTATAACCGATCTGGCGTTAATGCATGGCGGTTATATCAGCGTACCTATCTACCCCACGGCCAATGCCGATACCATCCGCTACGTGCTTGAGCACAGTGGCTCCAAGGCTATTTTCATCGGTAAGCTGGATCACTGGGCCGAGCAGGAAGCCGGTGTTGGCGGCAGTATTTTGCGCATGTCGTTCCCCTACGACACCATGCCGACCCAATACGGCTGGGAACAGCTGCTTACCATGGGGCAACCGCTGACTGACGCGCCGCTGCCTGCCATGGAAGATACCATGACCCTGATTTACACCTCGGGCTCCACCGGCAGTCCCAAAGGCGCCATTCAAACCTTTGGCAGCTATTGCTGGACTTGTAACGCCGTGGTGCGGGATCTCAAGACCGACGGTGAAGATAGATTGTTGTCTTACCTGCCGCTCGCCCATATCACCGAACGGGTTGCCATCGAAGGCTCATCCTTCTATTCCGGCAGCGCTGTGGCTTTTGTGGAGAGCCTGGATACCTTTGTCGCCGACGTGCAGCGCATGCGCCCAACCGTATTCTTTTCGGTGCCACGTCTGTGGACCCTGTTCCAGAAAAACATTATCGACAAGGTGGGCTTCGATAAGCTCAACTTCCTGCTCAAGTTGCCCCTCATCAGCTATCTGGTAAAACGCAAAATTCACAAGGGGCTTGGGCTGGATAAGTGCCGTCTGCTGGGTTCAGGTTCTGCGCCTATTCCACCTTCACTTATTCAGTGGTACCACAGCATTGGCCTTAACATCTGTGAAGCCTGGGGCATGACCGAAAACTGTGCGTACTCCATCATCAACTACCCCTTCGACGCCAGCAAAATAGGCACCGTGGGTAAACCGGTGGAAGGCTGCCTGGTGCGTCGCAGTGAAAGCGGTGAACTCATGGTCAAGAGTCCCGGGCTGATGAGTGGCTACTATCAGCAGCCCGAAGCCACGGCGGCCGCCTTCGATGAAGATGGCTTCTTCTACACCGGCGACCTGTGCGCCATCGATGAGGATGGTTGCGTCAGTATCACGGGTCGGGTAAAGGACAACTTCAAAACTGCCAAGGGCAAATACGTGGCGCCTGTGCCCATCGAGCGCAAGCTGGCTCAGGATCCCCATGTGGAGCTGATTTGCGTCATTGGCTCCGGTCTGCCGCACCCCATAGCGCTGGTGCAGCTGTCAGACGGTGCCACCCTGCAGGCGCGTGAAGAAGTGCGGGTCTCCATCAAGGCCACTCTGGATGCGGTAAACCCGAATCTGGAGTCCCACGAAACCGTGGATGCCGTGGTCGTGGTGACTGAGCCCTGGACCATCGAAAACGACGTGCTCACCCCAACGCTTAAAATCAAACGTCATGTACTGGAAAGCCGCTTCTCGGCGAAGGTCGACGGCGTACGCGGTGCCAAGGTTATCTGGGAAGACGAAATTTAA
- the trmH gene encoding tRNA (guanosine(18)-2'-O)-methyltransferase TrmH, whose protein sequence is MSPERFARINEMLDNRQPDLTVLLDQVHKTNNIAAVLRSADAVGVHQLHAVWPESAMRVSGNTASGSQQWVKTLRHATVTDAITALKADGMQVVVTNFSANAKDFREIDYTRPTAIVLGHEKNGVSDEAVRLADAEMIIPMVGMVQSLNVSVAGALVLFEAERQRRAAGMYGCRKLDDAYCQKLLFEQGHPIYAKACRRKGLAYPAIDETGQIIAPPEWWQKMREADPESPRPERGRQRRM, encoded by the coding sequence ATGAGCCCGGAACGCTTTGCCCGCATCAATGAGATGCTGGACAACCGTCAACCGGATCTGACCGTCTTACTCGACCAGGTCCACAAGACCAACAACATCGCTGCGGTGCTGCGCAGTGCCGATGCCGTGGGTGTCCACCAGCTGCATGCGGTGTGGCCCGAAAGCGCCATGCGGGTGTCCGGCAATACCGCCTCGGGCAGCCAGCAGTGGGTTAAAACCCTGCGCCATGCCACCGTGACCGATGCCATCACCGCCCTCAAGGCCGACGGCATGCAGGTAGTAGTGACCAATTTCTCCGCCAACGCCAAAGACTTTCGCGAAATTGATTACACCAGGCCCACCGCCATCGTCCTCGGGCACGAGAAAAACGGTGTCAGTGATGAGGCGGTGCGCCTTGCCGATGCCGAAATGATTATTCCCATGGTGGGCATGGTGCAGTCGCTGAATGTCTCAGTGGCCGGCGCCCTGGTACTGTTTGAAGCCGAGCGCCAGCGCCGGGCGGCAGGCATGTACGGCTGCCGCAAACTGGATGATGCCTACTGCCAGAAGCTGCTCTTCGAGCAAGGCCATCCCATCTATGCCAAGGCCTGCCGCCGCAAGGGACTGGCCTACCCCGCCATTGATGAAACTGGCCAAATCATCGCGCCGCCCGAATGGTGGCAAAAGATGCGCGAAGCCGATCCCGAGTCCCCGCGCCCCGAACGCGGCCGCCAGCGCCGCATGTAA
- a CDS encoding RidA family protein codes for MAEKTIIATDKAPAAIGTYSQAVKVGSTVYLSGQIPLDPATMTLVGDDFEAQTVQVFENLKAVCEAAGGSFADIAKLNIFLTDLSNFAKVNEIMGRYFSEPYPARAAIGVKELPRGSQVEMDGVMEL; via the coding sequence ATGGCTGAAAAAACCATTATCGCCACCGACAAGGCTCCAGCGGCTATCGGTACCTATTCCCAGGCCGTGAAGGTCGGCTCTACCGTGTATCTGTCTGGCCAGATCCCACTGGATCCCGCCACCATGACTCTGGTTGGCGACGACTTTGAAGCCCAGACCGTGCAGGTGTTTGAAAACCTCAAGGCCGTATGCGAAGCCGCCGGTGGCAGTTTTGCCGACATCGCCAAGCTGAATATCTTCCTCACTGACCTGTCGAACTTCGCCAAAGTCAATGAGATCATGGGCCGTTACTTCAGCGAGCCCTACCCTGCCCGCGCCGCCATCGGCGTGAAAGAGCTGCCACGGGGCTCGCAGGTAGAAATGGATGGGGTGATGGAGCTCTAA
- the spoT gene encoding bifunctional GTP diphosphokinase/guanosine-3',5'-bis pyrophosphate 3'-pyrophosphohydrolase: MYLFEGLKESASAYLDSGQVALLKQAYQVARDAHEGQMRTSGEPYITHPVAVAKILSDMRLDHETLMAALLHDTIEDTHVTKEDLAELFGNAVADLVEGVSKLDKLKFRDKKEAQAENFRKMMMAMTQDIRVILIKLADRTHNMRTLGALRPDKRRRIARETLEIYAPIANRLGIHNIKTELEDLGFQAYYPMRYRVLKEVVKAARGNRKELIQNIKTGIQARLEDAGIHAKVKGREKNLYSIYNKMRGKELQFQEVMDIYAFRVIVDTIDTCYRVLGAMHGLYKPRPGRFKDYIAIPKANGYQSLHTSLFGPHGVPVEIQIRTDDMDQMADKGVAAHWVYKNGNESGSTTTQVRARKWMQSLLELQQSASSSFEFVENVKTELFPDEIYVFTPEGRILELPVGATAVDFAYEVHTDVGNTCVGARVNRQAYPLSQPLISGQTVEIITAKGAKPNAAWLNFVVTGKARAKIRQVLKNLKQDEAIALGRRLLNHALGENKLDSVAPELLDKVIQETKHKDLNSLLADIGLGNAMSIVIAQRLTGGAVPEKQSETHLMPIRGAEGMLVSFAKCCHPIPGDAVIAHVSPGKGLVVHMENCANIRGYQGEPDKYIPVHWDKVDGVEYQANLRVEIVNHQGALAKITSIIASEGSNIHNLSTEERDGRVYLINLRISVRDRIHLANVMRRIRVLPEVLRTSRNR; this comes from the coding sequence TTGTATCTGTTTGAAGGTTTAAAGGAATCGGCTTCCGCTTACCTCGACAGCGGCCAAGTGGCATTACTCAAACAGGCTTATCAGGTCGCCCGCGATGCCCATGAAGGGCAGATGCGCACCAGCGGCGAACCTTACATCACCCATCCGGTGGCTGTAGCCAAGATTCTGTCCGACATGCGTCTCGACCACGAGACGCTGATGGCAGCGCTGCTGCACGACACCATCGAAGATACCCACGTCACCAAGGAAGATCTCGCTGAGCTGTTTGGCAATGCGGTGGCCGATTTGGTTGAAGGGGTGTCAAAACTCGATAAGCTCAAATTCCGCGATAAAAAAGAAGCCCAGGCGGAAAACTTCCGCAAGATGATGATGGCCATGACCCAGGATATCCGGGTTATCCTCATCAAGCTGGCCGACCGCACCCATAACATGCGCACCCTGGGTGCACTGCGTCCGGACAAACGTCGCCGCATCGCCCGTGAAACCCTGGAAATTTACGCCCCCATTGCCAACCGTCTCGGTATTCACAATATCAAGACAGAGCTGGAGGATTTGGGCTTCCAGGCGTATTACCCCATGCGCTACCGGGTGCTCAAAGAAGTGGTCAAGGCTGCCCGAGGCAATCGTAAAGAGCTTATCCAAAACATTAAAACCGGCATCCAGGCACGACTGGAAGATGCAGGCATTCATGCCAAGGTCAAAGGCCGGGAAAAAAACCTCTACTCCATCTACAACAAGATGCGCGGTAAAGAGTTACAGTTTCAGGAAGTGATGGATATCTATGCCTTCAGGGTCATAGTGGACACCATCGACACCTGCTATCGGGTACTGGGTGCCATGCACGGCCTGTATAAGCCGCGCCCCGGTCGCTTTAAAGACTATATTGCCATTCCCAAGGCCAACGGCTATCAGTCGCTGCACACCTCCCTGTTTGGTCCCCACGGTGTACCGGTGGAAATTCAAATCCGTACCGACGACATGGACCAAATGGCCGATAAAGGGGTTGCGGCTCACTGGGTTTACAAAAACGGCAACGAAAGCGGCAGCACCACGACTCAGGTCAGGGCCCGTAAGTGGATGCAAAGTCTGCTGGAACTTCAGCAAAGCGCCAGTTCCTCGTTCGAGTTTGTGGAAAACGTTAAAACCGAACTCTTCCCCGACGAAATTTATGTGTTTACCCCCGAAGGCCGCATTCTCGAGCTGCCGGTGGGTGCCACCGCGGTGGACTTTGCCTACGAAGTTCACACTGACGTGGGTAACACCTGTGTGGGCGCCCGGGTCAACCGCCAGGCTTACCCCCTCAGCCAACCACTGATTTCGGGTCAAACCGTTGAAATTATTACGGCGAAAGGCGCCAAGCCCAATGCCGCCTGGCTCAACTTTGTGGTTACCGGTAAGGCGCGCGCCAAAATTCGCCAGGTGCTGAAAAACCTCAAGCAGGATGAAGCCATTGCGCTGGGCCGCCGCTTGCTGAACCACGCATTGGGTGAAAACAAACTCGACAGCGTGGCGCCGGAACTGCTCGACAAAGTTATTCAGGAAACCAAGCACAAGGATTTGAACAGTCTGCTGGCCGACATAGGTTTGGGCAATGCCATGAGCATAGTAATAGCCCAGCGTCTGACCGGTGGCGCCGTGCCTGAAAAGCAAAGCGAAACCCATTTGATGCCTATCCGCGGCGCCGAGGGCATGCTGGTGTCATTCGCCAAGTGCTGCCACCCCATCCCCGGCGATGCGGTGATTGCCCACGTAAGCCCCGGTAAGGGTCTGGTGGTACACATGGAAAACTGCGCCAACATTCGCGGCTATCAGGGCGAACCTGACAAGTACATCCCCGTGCATTGGGACAAGGTTGACGGCGTGGAATACCAGGCCAACCTGAGGGTAGAAATCGTTAACCATCAGGGCGCGCTGGCCAAGATCACCTCCATTATCGCCAGCGAAGGTTCCAACATTCACAACCTCAGTACCGAAGAGCGTGATGGTCGGGTGTATTTGATTAACCTGCGGATTTCAGTGCGGGATCGTATCCACCTTGCCAACGTGATGCGCCGCATCCGGGTTCTGCCCGAGGTGCTGAGAACCTCCCGAAATCGTTAG
- the rpoZ gene encoding DNA-directed RNA polymerase subunit omega yields the protein MARVTVEDAVKQIGNRFDMILVAARRARQIAVQGKDPMVEEQNDKPTVIALREIEKGLVNAGTLDADERQSVREREAAEIAAVAAIAEGRSL from the coding sequence ATGGCTCGCGTAACTGTAGAAGACGCCGTTAAGCAAATCGGCAACCGTTTTGACATGATCCTGGTTGCGGCGCGTCGTGCCCGTCAAATCGCCGTTCAGGGCAAAGACCCCATGGTGGAAGAGCAGAACGACAAGCCAACGGTTATCGCCCTGCGCGAAATCGAAAAAGGCCTGGTGAACGCCGGTACTCTGGACGCCGATGAGCGTCAGAGCGTGCGTGAGCGCGAAGCAGCTGAAATCGCTGCCGTTGCCGCGATTGCAGAAGGCCGTTCTCTCTAA
- the gmk gene encoding guanylate kinase, whose protein sequence is MSTRGNLFIVSAPSGAGKSSLISALLKDKPADKQVSVSHTTRKPRPGEENGVHYHFVSVDEFKALIEQDAFFEWAEVFGNFYGTSRLTVQETLERGIDVFLDIDWQGAQQVKKLMPEAMGIFILPPSREELERRLIGRGQDSDEVIASRMAQAVSEMSHYSEYEYVIVNDNFDEALADLQAIIRAGRLTCAGQARTHGDMLKGLLAD, encoded by the coding sequence ATGAGCACTCGTGGAAATCTTTTTATCGTATCGGCCCCCAGCGGTGCCGGTAAGTCTTCGCTGATTTCAGCCCTGCTGAAAGATAAGCCGGCCGACAAGCAGGTGTCTGTGTCCCACACCACCCGCAAACCGCGGCCGGGCGAAGAAAACGGCGTGCATTATCACTTTGTCAGCGTGGATGAATTTAAAGCGCTTATCGAGCAGGACGCCTTTTTCGAGTGGGCCGAAGTGTTTGGCAACTTTTATGGCACCTCACGCCTTACCGTACAGGAAACCCTGGAGCGCGGCATCGATGTATTTTTGGATATCGACTGGCAGGGTGCCCAACAGGTGAAAAAACTCATGCCCGAAGCCATGGGGATTTTTATTCTGCCCCCCAGCCGTGAAGAGCTGGAACGCCGCCTCATTGGCCGCGGCCAGGACAGCGATGAAGTGATAGCCTCACGTATGGCACAGGCCGTGTCTGAAATGTCCCATTACTCTGAATATGAGTATGTTATCGTTAACGATAACTTTGATGAGGCCCTGGCCGATTTGCAGGCTATCATCCGCGCCGGGCGCTTAACCTGCGCTGGTCAAGCCCGCACCCACGGTGATATGCTTAAGGGTCTGTTGGCAGACTGA